A genome region from Alkalimarinus coralli includes the following:
- the ppa gene encoding inorganic diphosphatase, protein MNFDNIPAGQNAPEDIYVAIEIPANSSPIKYEIDKDLGALMVDRFMATPMFYPANYGFIPHTLADDGDALDVLVVTPYPVAPGSVIRCRPVGVLNMEDEAGEDAKLVAVPHDKITRLYKDVKEVTDLPELLREQIKHFFENYKDLENGKWVKVQGWENSDAARRAIVGAIAAYNGENGKEG, encoded by the coding sequence ATGAACTTTGACAATATCCCAGCAGGCCAAAACGCGCCAGAAGACATCTATGTAGCGATTGAAATCCCTGCAAACAGCAGCCCAATCAAATACGAAATTGACAAAGATCTGGGTGCACTAATGGTTGACCGCTTTATGGCAACCCCCATGTTCTACCCTGCAAACTATGGTTTCATCCCTCACACGCTGGCAGACGATGGCGACGCGTTGGATGTTCTTGTTGTCACACCATACCCTGTTGCTCCAGGCTCTGTGATTCGCTGCCGTCCAGTGGGTGTACTGAACATGGAAGACGAAGCCGGTGAAGATGCAAAACTGGTTGCTGTTCCACACGACAAAATCACTCGTCTATACAAAGATGTAAAAGAAGTGACAGACCTGCCTGAGCTGCTTCGCGAGCAAATTAAGCACTTCTTCGAGAACTACAAAGATCTCGAAAACGGCAAGTGGGTTAAAGTTCAAGGCTGGGAAAATTCAGACGCAGCGCGACGCGCAATCGTGGGTGCCATTGCAGCTTATAACGGTGAAAACGGAAAAGAAGGCTAA
- the nosR gene encoding transcriptional regulator NosR, with protein sequence MSKLIHSLCFVAFAAMVYLSAPQMSYAAEKELAADLRERVISQFEGADHLGQFDEEINVWPVMKGDEVLGYAFETDDQVSIPAYSGKPINLLVSFDTEGVFKNSWVLEHHEPILLVGIPAQKLWDFAAQYIGKHITDKIRVGFSSDPNAYTVDAVTGATVTVIVVNDTIMKSAHKAAEKLGLIEAKEGTAALPATVKQDVFKEADWQTLTGDGSIRRLHLERAQIDEAFIGSDGEGIDEATPDEKKDTFIDMYYTYLNAPTVGKNLLGESEYNWLMGELKEGEHAIAVMGTGPYSFKGNGYVRGGIFDRIQLNQGDDTVSFRDVDHHRLTDIYTANTPDFKEMDIFIIRPQFDFDPGTNWDIELLVRRQTGPLDSVFVSFTGGYQVPEAYIDRPVQPVVEPEEDLPIWVSIWQQKSFSVSVLIISLVFLSAIIFMQDWLVRYPRLLHNIRRGFLIYTVLFIGWYALGQLSIVNVLTFTHAVMSDFRWELFLMDPIIFILWGFTAASILLWGRGIFCGWLCPFGALQELINELARKLKIKQYELPFAVHERLWAVKYIILLALFGISLESMATAERYAEVEPFKTTILLAFQREWWFVTYAVTLLFISIFTRKVYCRYICPLGAALAIPTKLRLFDWLKRRKECGQPCQLCAVECEIQAIHPDGTINANECHHCLDCQITYHNDSKCPPLVNKAKKLRKKKPAPELQPIDAVNIA encoded by the coding sequence ATGAGCAAACTGATACATAGCCTTTGTTTTGTGGCCTTTGCCGCAATGGTCTATTTGTCAGCCCCCCAGATGTCATATGCAGCTGAAAAAGAGCTAGCAGCAGATCTGCGAGAAAGGGTTATAAGCCAATTCGAAGGCGCTGACCATCTCGGCCAATTCGATGAAGAAATAAACGTCTGGCCTGTTATGAAGGGTGACGAGGTTCTCGGTTATGCATTTGAAACCGACGACCAGGTCAGCATCCCGGCATATTCAGGCAAACCAATAAACCTGTTGGTTTCTTTCGATACTGAAGGGGTTTTCAAAAACTCCTGGGTGCTGGAGCACCACGAGCCAATCTTATTGGTGGGTATTCCTGCACAAAAACTATGGGACTTTGCCGCACAATATATTGGTAAGCATATCACCGATAAAATTCGCGTTGGTTTCAGTTCAGACCCTAATGCTTACACCGTTGATGCTGTCACGGGCGCAACAGTTACCGTGATCGTGGTTAACGACACCATTATGAAATCTGCACATAAGGCAGCAGAAAAGCTTGGCCTTATCGAAGCCAAAGAAGGTACGGCAGCCCTTCCTGCTACGGTTAAGCAGGATGTATTTAAGGAAGCTGATTGGCAAACCCTCACAGGTGATGGTTCAATCCGTCGCTTGCACCTCGAACGCGCTCAGATTGACGAGGCGTTTATAGGCTCCGATGGTGAAGGCATAGATGAAGCCACTCCCGATGAAAAGAAAGACACCTTCATCGATATGTACTACACCTACCTGAATGCGCCTACTGTGGGTAAAAACCTGCTGGGCGAGAGTGAGTATAACTGGCTGATGGGTGAGCTTAAAGAAGGCGAGCATGCCATCGCTGTAATGGGAACAGGCCCATACTCATTTAAAGGCAATGGCTACGTCCGTGGCGGCATTTTTGACCGCATACAGCTCAATCAGGGTGATGATACAGTTAGCTTCCGCGATGTAGATCACCATCGTCTTACCGATATCTACACCGCAAACACACCTGACTTCAAAGAGATGGACATCTTTATCATCCGCCCACAGTTTGATTTTGACCCAGGTACAAATTGGGATATTGAACTGCTCGTCCGCCGCCAAACAGGCCCTCTGGATAGTGTGTTTGTTAGTTTTACTGGTGGGTATCAAGTTCCTGAGGCTTATATTGATCGCCCCGTTCAACCCGTTGTGGAACCAGAAGAAGATCTTCCTATTTGGGTCTCTATCTGGCAGCAAAAGTCATTCTCTGTATCAGTATTGATAATCAGCTTAGTATTTTTAAGCGCTATTATTTTCATGCAGGACTGGCTGGTTCGTTACCCTCGCCTGCTACACAATATCAGACGCGGCTTCTTAATCTACACCGTGCTGTTTATTGGCTGGTACGCATTAGGGCAACTGTCTATTGTTAACGTACTGACATTTACCCACGCAGTCATGAGTGACTTCCGCTGGGAGCTGTTCTTGATGGATCCCATTATATTTATTCTCTGGGGCTTCACTGCTGCGTCAATACTGCTATGGGGCAGAGGAATATTCTGTGGCTGGCTGTGCCCGTTTGGCGCACTTCAAGAGCTGATTAATGAGCTAGCCAGAAAACTCAAGATCAAACAGTATGAGCTTCCTTTTGCGGTGCATGAGCGTCTGTGGGCGGTTAAGTACATAATCCTCCTTGCCTTGTTCGGCATCTCGCTAGAGTCAATGGCAACAGCAGAGCGCTACGCAGAAGTCGAGCCCTTTAAAACCACAATTCTCTTAGCCTTCCAAAGAGAGTGGTGGTTTGTCACTTACGCAGTCACGCTGCTATTCATATCGATATTCACCCGAAAAGTGTATTGCCGCTATATCTGCCCGCTGGGCGCTGCACTGGCAATTCCAACCAAGCTAAGACTGTTCGATTGGTTGAAGCGCCGCAAAGAGTGTGGTCAACCATGCCAGTTATGTGCGGTTGAGTGTGAAATACAAGCCATTCATCCAGATGGCACAATCAACGCTAACGAGTGTCACCACTGCCTTGATTGCCAGATTACCTATCACAACGATAGCAAGTGTCCACCACTTGTAAATAAAGCAAAGAAATTAAGAAAGAAAAAACCGGCACCTGAGTTACAACCCATAGATGCCGTTAACATTGCATAG
- the nosZ gene encoding TAT-dependent nitrous-oxide reductase, whose amino-acid sequence MMDDKKNENENQPSLSRRGFLGASAAASAAGVAGVAGLGGAVMTREAFAKAAQDSIANAQVHPGELDEYYGFWSGGQSGEVRIMGLPSMRELMRIPVFNVDSATGWGITNESKEIRGESGKHMCGDAHHPHMSMTDGKYDGKYVFINDKLNTRVARIRCDIMKTDKILDVPNVQAIHGLRVQKVPHTKYVFCNGEFRVPQPNDGRDLADPSKYFTMYNAIDAETMEMAFQIIVDGNLDNTDADYTGRFAASTCYNSENGVTLAESMRNERDWAVIFDIHAVEKAVKEGKYQTIGDSKVPVVDGRKAAKSPYTRYIPVPKSPHGLNTSPDGKYFVANGKLSPTVTIIAIDKLPDLFDGKIKERDTVVGEPELGLGPLHTAFDGRGNAYTTLFIDSQIAKWNVEDAIKAYNGEKVNYIKQKLDVHYQPGHNHTTMGETRDADGKYLVSLCKFSKDRFLPVGPLRAENDQLIDISGDEMKLVHDGPAFAEPHDCMIVHRTKLKPSKLWTRDDPFFASTVAQAKKDGVTLESDNKVIRDGKKVRVYMTSVAPNFGMTDFKVKQGDEVTVIVTNLDTIEDVTHGFSMTNHGVAMEIGPQATSSVTFKAENPGVFWYYCQWFCHALHMEMRGRMLVEKA is encoded by the coding sequence ATGATGGACGACAAGAAGAACGAAAATGAAAACCAGCCATCCCTGAGCCGTCGAGGCTTTTTGGGAGCATCAGCAGCGGCCAGTGCTGCGGGTGTTGCAGGCGTTGCCGGGCTAGGCGGGGCAGTTATGACGCGCGAAGCGTTTGCAAAAGCCGCACAGGACTCTATAGCAAATGCACAGGTTCATCCTGGTGAGCTAGATGAGTACTACGGTTTCTGGAGTGGCGGCCAGTCTGGCGAAGTTCGCATCATGGGTCTACCTTCAATGCGTGAACTGATGCGTATCCCGGTATTCAACGTTGACTCAGCAACAGGCTGGGGTATTACTAACGAAAGTAAAGAAATTCGTGGAGAGTCTGGTAAGCACATGTGCGGTGATGCTCACCACCCTCACATGTCAATGACCGACGGTAAGTACGATGGTAAATACGTATTTATCAACGATAAACTAAACACCCGTGTTGCACGTATTCGCTGCGACATTATGAAAACCGACAAAATTCTTGACGTACCTAACGTTCAGGCAATCCACGGTTTGCGTGTACAGAAAGTTCCTCACACAAAATATGTATTCTGCAACGGTGAGTTCCGTGTGCCACAGCCAAATGATGGCCGAGATCTGGCAGACCCTTCAAAGTACTTCACCATGTACAATGCCATCGACGCAGAAACAATGGAAATGGCGTTCCAGATTATCGTTGACGGTAACCTTGATAACACAGATGCTGACTACACTGGTCGTTTTGCAGCTTCAACCTGCTACAACTCTGAAAATGGTGTAACACTGGCTGAGTCAATGCGTAATGAGCGTGACTGGGCGGTTATTTTTGATATTCATGCCGTTGAAAAAGCAGTTAAAGAAGGCAAATACCAAACGATTGGCGACTCGAAAGTGCCTGTTGTTGATGGTCGTAAAGCGGCTAAGAGCCCATACACTCGTTACATCCCTGTGCCTAAGTCACCTCACGGTCTAAACACCTCTCCAGACGGTAAGTACTTTGTTGCAAACGGTAAGTTATCTCCAACGGTAACCATTATCGCTATCGATAAACTACCTGACTTATTTGATGGCAAGATCAAAGAGCGTGATACCGTAGTCGGTGAACCTGAACTAGGTTTAGGGCCATTGCATACCGCATTTGATGGTCGCGGTAACGCTTACACCACACTATTTATCGATAGCCAAATCGCTAAGTGGAACGTAGAAGACGCAATCAAAGCTTACAACGGTGAAAAGGTTAACTACATCAAGCAGAAGCTCGATGTTCACTACCAGCCTGGTCACAACCACACCACAATGGGTGAAACCCGTGACGCTGATGGCAAATATCTTGTTTCATTATGTAAGTTCTCGAAAGACCGTTTCTTACCGGTTGGCCCGCTTCGTGCCGAAAATGATCAGCTGATCGATATCTCAGGCGACGAAATGAAGCTGGTTCACGATGGCCCTGCGTTTGCAGAACCTCACGACTGCATGATCGTTCACCGCACCAAGTTAAAGCCCAGCAAGCTATGGACGCGTGACGATCCGTTCTTCGCAAGCACCGTAGCACAGGCCAAAAAAGACGGTGTAACTCTGGAGTCTGATAACAAAGTAATCCGCGATGGCAAAAAAGTTCGCGTATACATGACTTCAGTTGCACCTAACTTTGGCATGACTGACTTTAAGGTTAAACAAGGCGATGAAGTCACTGTAATTGTCACCAACCTGGATACTATTGAAGACGTAACCCATGGTTTCTCAATGACAAACCACGGTGTTGCAATGGAAATTGGTCCTCAGGCGACTTCTTCGGTAACCTTTAAAGCAGAAAACCCAGGCGTATTCTGGTACTACTGCCAGTGGTTCTGCCATGCTCTGCACATGGAAATGCGCGGCCGTATGCTGGTAGAAAAAGCTTAA
- a CDS encoding nitrous oxide reductase family maturation protein NosD gives MPKKPSALHIGALITYSALTMLFSANLDANELNGDARKHSQAAHSPEAVSGTISDTTIVNPTDDLQSFINKAENGAVLRLKQGQYKGNFIIDKPLTINCSPGTELDGNHIKDTIRITASDVTIQGCNIVNWGDDLTAMDAGIIVKKTADNVVIKDNYFKGVSFAIFLDAARNTSVHSNRIEGVLEIRSQDRGNGIHLYATTGADIAFNEVWHTRDGIYIDTSHKNAIRNNEFHHLRYGVHYMYSYSNLVENNYTHHTRTGYALMQSKHLTVINNRSEWNENYGILLNYITNSTIKNNHVSNTRQGSNYVGDSSSQGAEGKALFIYNSFYNRLENNTFREGDLGIHITAGSEDNVIARNNFIGNKQQVKYVSTRTQEWSNEGTGNFWSDYLGWDRDNNGVGDIPYEPNDGVDKMLWKYPSAKVLMNSPAVETLRWIQREFPVLKSPGVTDSYPLMRPASKIEQNPPSSQLSHTNQTTGASS, from the coding sequence ATGCCCAAAAAACCTTCTGCCTTACATATTGGTGCCTTAATCACATATTCTGCACTGACGATGCTGTTTTCTGCCAACCTGGATGCGAACGAGCTTAACGGCGATGCTAGAAAGCACAGCCAGGCCGCACACAGTCCAGAAGCTGTTTCTGGAACTATTTCAGATACTACGATTGTCAACCCGACAGATGATCTACAGTCATTCATCAACAAAGCTGAAAACGGTGCCGTACTTCGGCTGAAGCAAGGACAATACAAAGGCAATTTCATCATAGATAAACCCCTGACGATTAATTGCTCACCCGGTACGGAACTGGACGGAAACCATATCAAGGACACCATCCGAATTACCGCATCCGATGTCACTATTCAAGGCTGCAATATTGTTAACTGGGGTGACGACCTGACTGCAATGGATGCAGGCATCATCGTCAAAAAGACGGCTGATAATGTCGTCATCAAAGACAATTATTTCAAAGGCGTTTCATTTGCCATTTTCCTGGATGCCGCTCGAAACACTTCGGTACACTCGAACCGAATAGAAGGGGTACTTGAAATACGTTCTCAGGATAGAGGGAATGGGATCCATCTCTATGCCACGACGGGAGCCGACATTGCATTCAATGAGGTGTGGCATACCCGCGATGGAATCTATATCGATACCAGTCACAAAAACGCTATTCGCAATAACGAGTTCCACCACCTCCGCTACGGTGTTCACTACATGTATTCGTACAGTAATCTGGTAGAAAATAACTACACCCATCATACCCGCACCGGCTATGCACTCATGCAGTCCAAACACCTGACCGTTATTAATAACCGCTCGGAGTGGAACGAGAACTACGGAATTCTTCTAAATTACATCACCAACTCAACGATAAAAAATAACCACGTAAGTAACACCCGACAAGGCAGTAATTATGTCGGTGACAGTTCATCACAGGGCGCTGAAGGCAAGGCGCTCTTTATCTATAATTCCTTTTACAACCGGCTTGAAAACAACACATTTAGAGAGGGTGACCTGGGAATCCACATTACTGCAGGCTCGGAAGACAACGTTATTGCTCGCAATAATTTTATTGGTAACAAACAACAAGTTAAATATGTATCAACGCGAACCCAGGAGTGGTCGAACGAAGGCACGGGGAACTTCTGGAGCGACTACCTAGGCTGGGATAGAGACAATAATGGCGTCGGCGACATACCTTATGAGCCGAATGATGGTGTTGATAAAATGTTATGGAAATACCCCTCTGCCAAAGTACTTATGAACAGCCCGGCTGTAGAAACCTTAAGGTGGATTCAGCGCGAATTTCCGGTACTTAAGTCACCCGGTGTGACGGATAGCTACCCATTAATGCGCCCTGCCAGTAAAATTGAGCAAAATCCACCCAGCAGCCAGCTTTCTCACACAAATCAAACAACGGGAGCGTCATCATGA
- a CDS encoding ABC transporter ATP-binding protein codes for MSVVQLTHVKKHFDGVAAIKELSLTIDEGEVLGLFGHNGAGKTTTMKLILGLLKPSEGTVSVFGHAPTSPHFSDYRYRLGFLPENVSFYQQLTGQEVLAYFAKLKKVSKNRVSQLLEEVGLNHAANRKVKTYSKGMKQRLGLAQALLTEPKLLLLDEPTVGLDPIATQDFYGMVDQLKKSGCSVILCSHVLPGVEKHIDRAAILGAGQLQALGTLAELRQQAELPTVIHAYGGINQDILRSELKAHAIQISNNGEAIEIQTSHVDKTHVLRELMKHPSVSDVDLQTPSLEQIYRYYVEASSHKANGEPAPHMTNSLTKKKEGVE; via the coding sequence ATGAGCGTAGTACAGCTCACCCACGTTAAGAAACACTTTGATGGTGTTGCCGCGATTAAAGAACTCTCTCTCACTATTGATGAAGGAGAGGTATTAGGGTTGTTTGGGCACAACGGGGCCGGTAAAACAACTACGATGAAACTCATCCTGGGGTTGCTCAAACCATCGGAAGGCACTGTGTCTGTTTTTGGCCATGCCCCAACCTCTCCACACTTTAGTGACTACCGCTACAGACTCGGGTTCTTGCCTGAAAATGTTTCGTTTTACCAGCAACTCACTGGCCAAGAGGTATTGGCGTATTTTGCCAAACTGAAAAAAGTGAGCAAAAACCGAGTATCTCAACTGCTGGAAGAAGTCGGTTTAAATCACGCTGCAAACCGAAAGGTCAAAACCTATTCGAAAGGAATGAAACAGCGACTAGGACTGGCACAGGCACTCCTGACCGAACCAAAGCTGCTACTGCTTGACGAGCCCACCGTAGGGCTTGACCCCATTGCCACACAAGATTTCTATGGCATGGTCGACCAGCTTAAAAAATCGGGTTGCTCAGTGATACTCTGCTCGCACGTCTTACCCGGGGTGGAAAAACACATTGATCGCGCCGCTATTTTAGGCGCTGGCCAATTACAGGCGCTTGGCACACTGGCAGAGCTTCGACAGCAGGCAGAGCTGCCCACCGTCATTCATGCCTATGGTGGAATTAATCAGGACATTTTACGCTCTGAACTAAAAGCCCATGCCATACAGATATCCAACAATGGCGAGGCAATAGAAATTCAAACATCACATGTAGACAAAACCCATGTTCTGCGGGAACTGATGAAACACCCTAGCGTCTCAGATGTTGACCTTCAAACACCCTCTTTAGAACAAATTTACCGCTACTACGTAGAAGCCAGCTCACATAAAGCCAATGGAGAGCCTGCACCACATATGACAAATTCATTGACTAAAAAGAAAGAAGGAGTCGAATAA
- a CDS encoding ABC transporter permease: MHAIWCVAQKELKDGLRNRWIIAITLVFSLLSIGISWFGAAASGVVGFTSIPNTIISLASLAVFLIPLIALLLSYDAIVGEDEDGTLLLLLTYPLTKAQLLLGKLLGHGLIMGISTALGFGSSAVIIALFASGVDISALSIAFTRFIVSATLLGIIFVAAAYFISTLVSEKSKAAGLALIFWFIFVLVFDLGLLGLLVATDGQFNPDLFPYLLLLNPTDVFRLINLVGFEGSGGGLLVMASEVEFGFTTLFGVLLGWLLLPLSLAYWAFSRRKI, encoded by the coding sequence ATGCATGCGATTTGGTGTGTTGCTCAAAAAGAGCTAAAAGACGGCCTTCGTAATCGGTGGATTATTGCAATCACACTGGTATTTTCGTTGCTGTCCATCGGTATCTCATGGTTTGGTGCCGCTGCGTCTGGGGTTGTAGGTTTTACCTCAATACCCAACACCATTATCAGCCTAGCCAGTTTGGCTGTATTTCTTATTCCCCTAATTGCCCTGCTACTCTCTTACGATGCCATTGTGGGCGAAGATGAGGATGGTACCTTGCTGCTACTGCTGACCTACCCATTAACAAAAGCTCAGTTGCTGTTAGGCAAACTGCTAGGTCACGGCCTAATCATGGGGATATCCACCGCGCTCGGTTTTGGCTCCTCTGCGGTGATCATTGCATTATTCGCCAGTGGTGTAGATATCTCAGCACTGTCCATCGCATTTACCCGCTTTATTGTTTCCGCCACACTGCTCGGCATTATTTTCGTGGCAGCGGCCTACTTTATAAGCACATTGGTATCTGAAAAATCAAAAGCGGCCGGGCTGGCACTGATTTTCTGGTTTATATTTGTTCTGGTTTTCGACTTGGGCTTGCTGGGTCTACTGGTGGCCACTGACGGTCAATTTAACCCAGACCTATTCCCCTATCTGCTCTTATTAAACCCAACCGATGTATTTAGACTCATTAACCTTGTTGGCTTTGAAGGCAGTGGCGGTGGTTTGCTGGTCATGGCCAGCGAAGTTGAATTTGGGTTCACAACATTATTCGGTGTTTTGCTAGGTTGGCTTTTATTGCCGCTTAGCTTGGCTTATTGGGCATTTTCACGACGAAAGATATAG
- a CDS encoding nitrous oxide reductase accessory protein NosL — protein MLIRNTLKITMTTAFALLLLTACSNEEQTQQAKNTPVAIESGDECHLCGMIITEFPGPKGELFEGRKSNVRKFCSTRDLMSWYLQPENKPNSKDIYVHDMSRSDWNSPNDEHMVNAKDAWFVAGSSMKGAMGPTLASFAQKADAEQFATKHGGKVIGFNDITMDILNSGTAMNMGGMHH, from the coding sequence ATGTTAATTCGCAACACGTTAAAAATCACGATGACAACCGCCTTTGCATTACTGCTTCTTACTGCATGCAGCAATGAAGAACAAACACAGCAGGCAAAAAACACACCTGTGGCGATTGAATCTGGCGACGAATGCCACCTATGCGGTATGATAATTACAGAATTTCCCGGCCCTAAGGGCGAATTATTCGAGGGGAGAAAAAGCAACGTCAGAAAGTTCTGTTCAACACGTGACCTAATGAGCTGGTACTTGCAACCAGAAAACAAACCGAACAGTAAAGATATCTATGTTCATGATATGAGTCGAAGTGACTGGAACTCCCCCAATGACGAACACATGGTGAATGCCAAAGATGCCTGGTTCGTTGCCGGTTCAAGCATGAAAGGTGCGATGGGGCCAACATTGGCATCTTTTGCCCAGAAAGCAGACGCCGAACAGTTTGCCACAAAACACGGTGGCAAGGTCATCGGGTTTAACGATATCACCATGGATATATTGAATTCAGGCACCGCAATGAACATGGGGGGCATGCACCATTAA
- a CDS encoding type II toxin-antitoxin system RelE/ParE family toxin, with product MNISFSKSAIEDLIDIKEYYLEQGVPQVGQDFIASIIEHIQTLSAHPDIGRVVPEFNDDSVRELIHSPYRVVYLREAKSVKVIRVWRSEKLLKLPEK from the coding sequence GTGAATATTTCTTTTTCAAAGTCTGCTATCGAAGACCTTATTGATATTAAAGAATACTATCTTGAGCAGGGAGTCCCTCAAGTAGGTCAAGATTTTATAGCATCAATTATTGAGCACATTCAAACACTCTCGGCGCATCCCGATATAGGCCGCGTTGTGCCGGAGTTCAATGATGATTCAGTCCGTGAGCTTATTCATTCACCCTACAGAGTTGTATATCTTCGGGAAGCCAAGTCGGTAAAAGTGATTCGCGTGTGGCGCAGTGAAAAGCTACTTAAACTCCCAGAAAAATGA
- a CDS encoding type II toxin-antitoxin system Phd/YefM family antitoxin: MQTKFSEDVIPLSDLKVNPGKVINHAKDTHRPVLLTSRGRGVAVVQGLDDYENVKEELEFVKGIAQGLMEIKEGETFDISDVKKQLGL, from the coding sequence ATGCAAACAAAATTCTCCGAGGACGTTATTCCTCTTTCTGATCTCAAGGTCAATCCAGGCAAAGTTATAAATCACGCTAAAGATACCCATAGGCCTGTCCTTTTAACTAGCCGCGGGCGGGGTGTTGCTGTTGTTCAGGGGCTTGATGACTATGAAAACGTCAAAGAAGAGCTTGAGTTTGTAAAGGGTATTGCCCAGGGCTTAATGGAAATCAAAGAAGGTGAGACTTTTGACATTAGCGATGTGAAAAAGCAATTAGGTCTCTAG
- a CDS encoding DUF2333 family protein, whose amino-acid sequence MAFERVKEFVNNRWEDLQDYLGGGLLPKVLLGGLVIYLLVSVVLGMFWSSEPDTFDVAPVAAAKATSEGHEVVVGSTTTATLIILAETLLEKPGGYIRNDIFPPGVWLDNISSWEFGVLVQVRDLARALRKDLSRVQSQSTEDPDLAIAEPQFNFDSRSWAIPSTEREYRRGIAALTRYLGRLADDNKQDAQFYSRADNLSNWLSDVENRLGSLSQRLSESVGRNQLDMGLAGDPSAMQSTATTSLIVKKTPWLKIDDIFYEARGTTWALIHILKAIEVDFDKVLRDKNALVSLKQIIIELEATQETVWSPMILNGSGFGMTANHSITMTSYISRANAAIIELRNLLQQG is encoded by the coding sequence ATGGCATTTGAAAGGGTTAAAGAGTTCGTAAATAATCGCTGGGAAGACCTGCAAGATTACCTTGGGGGCGGGCTGTTACCCAAAGTGCTTTTGGGTGGACTTGTGATCTATTTATTGGTGTCTGTTGTACTGGGTATGTTTTGGAGTAGCGAGCCTGATACATTTGATGTTGCGCCGGTTGCTGCGGCTAAAGCAACCTCGGAAGGTCATGAAGTGGTGGTCGGGTCTACTACCACCGCAACGCTGATTATTTTGGCAGAAACACTGCTTGAGAAGCCGGGAGGGTATATTCGAAACGATATTTTCCCGCCGGGTGTTTGGCTAGACAATATCTCCAGCTGGGAGTTTGGCGTTTTGGTTCAGGTCAGGGATTTGGCCAGAGCCCTGCGTAAAGACCTTAGCCGGGTTCAGAGCCAGTCTACAGAAGACCCCGACTTGGCGATTGCAGAACCTCAGTTTAACTTTGATAGCCGTAGCTGGGCTATTCCCTCTACAGAGCGAGAGTATCGCCGGGGAATTGCGGCGTTAACGCGCTATCTTGGACGTTTGGCTGATGACAACAAGCAGGATGCCCAATTCTACTCCCGTGCCGATAACCTTAGTAACTGGCTGTCTGATGTTGAAAACCGGTTAGGCAGTCTCTCTCAAAGACTGAGTGAAAGTGTAGGGCGCAACCAGTTGGATATGGGCTTGGCTGGCGACCCTTCTGCCATGCAGTCAACCGCAACAACAAGCTTGATTGTTAAGAAGACTCCCTGGCTCAAAATTGATGATATTTTCTATGAGGCAAGAGGCACAACCTGGGCGCTTATCCACATCCTGAAAGCCATCGAAGTTGACTTTGATAAAGTACTACGAGATAAGAATGCACTGGTCAGCCTAAAACAGATTATTATTGAGCTGGAGGCCACGCAAGAAACCGTTTGGAGCCCGATGATTCTGAATGGCAGTGGATTTGGTATGACCGCTAACCACTCGATTACCATGACTTCTTACATCTCACGCGCGAATGCGGCGATTATCGAACTAAGAAATTTATTGCAGCAAGGGTAG